The DNA region CAGACAGTGGCTGGCAAGGCTAAACCAGTAGCTGAGGCAGTATCTAAGCTTAATGGTGTGAGCTCAGCATATGCTGTTACAGGGACATTTGACGTAATAGCGCTTGTTGAGGCTAGTGATTTCAAAGTACTTTCAGAGCTTGTGCTTGCCAAAATCCATGCTATTGTGGGCGTAGCGCGAACAGAAACTGCCATAATCTACGAGTAAACTCAGCGACGAGGCTATTCTTGACTAGCTTTTTCGTTGAATCTATCTGCTGAGTTTAAGTGATATTCTCACTAAAAACTAAGCCCGGTTGGGTAGGACATGAAAACCAAGGTGCTGGAATTGCCTTTGCTCATTTAGATACAGACGGAAGACCCGATCTAGGAATAATGTGGATTGATAATCCTCCAGGAGATAATTATGTCTACTATAGGTACGTATAAAAAGCACAAAAAATTTTGGATGTTGCTGTGTATCTCAGTATGCGTTATCGCGGTGGTAGCGGCGATATCAGTTTGGCGGAGCAGTATAACAGATAGTGGTACTCCAAAGGTCTGGCTTAAAATAGTTACTGACAAAAAATATACGCGCAAGGAGAGAACGTTACTTATACGATATTCATTGTTAATGATATGGAGGAAAATTTTAGTTTAATGAGCCCGAATTATGAAATTCTAATTTATAAGAAAGAAAATTCTGGTGAAGAAGAAGTTTATCATTCGGGAGTAGACATTACTCCGGTAGACTACCCTAGAGTAATTCCACCCCACTCTGAAGAATTTATTACAAAAGATGTGTGGCAAACAGACGGGTATTCTCCAGGAATGTACATTCTTAGGGTAAATTTAATGTTTCCTCATGAGAAGGTGAGAGGTGAGACAGTCATAGAAATTTTATAAACTCCTAAATCATTTAAGTAGAAAACTTTTAATTATACCTTATTCCATATACTCTTTTAAGATGACTTCTGTAGAGCTTAGAAGCAGATGGTTCCTGCTCATACCTATAGTTGCAATAATTTATACTGTTTGGGTAATTTTATTGGCACTTGGTAAAACATTAGGCTATGCAAGAGCTTATGAGCCTTTAGGCTTTGAC from Candidatus Thermoplasmatota archaeon includes:
- a CDS encoding Lrp/AsnC ligand binding domain-containing protein; translated protein: QTVAGKAKPVAEAVSKLNGVSSAYAVTGTFDVIALVEASDFKVLSELVLAKIHAIVGVARTETAIIYE